One part of the Drosophila teissieri strain GT53w chromosome 3R, Prin_Dtei_1.1, whole genome shotgun sequence genome encodes these proteins:
- the LOC122621458 gene encoding TBC1 domain family member whacked yields MATAPRSLDTISLCSTVSSCPDRNGFYGGFQRTDKPKEPLSKAQIIAREKKWLYMIDNWSIYMSKNYKKIRDRCRKGIPKSVRPKAWFYLSGAYLLKKKNPNVYNELLEKPGNPTTIEEIKKDKHRQFPFHEMFLDEQKVGQIELFNVLKAYSIYNPKVGFCQAQAPIAAFLLMHLPAEDAFWVFVSVCDVYLQDYFIPGLEVIQNDAGILEGLLKKTCPPVYRHLQKHKVEPLLYMTDWFLCAMTRTLPWETLLRVWDCFLAEGIRVIFKVALVIIGASLSRHKVRKTCTGLCETLAVLRSPEEHIVEEEFIINNMMRLNLRVEDFQIEHTRQKARRAKQKAQQEAESSGSGNGHRRNMPTL; encoded by the exons ATGGCCACGGCACCGCGATCCCTGGACACCATCTCCCTCTGCTCGACCGTTTCCAGCTGCCCGGACCGAAATGGCTTCTATGGCGGCTTCCAGCGCACAGACAAGCCCAAGGAGCCGCTGTCCAAGGCGCAGATCATCGCGCGGGAGAAGAAGTGGCTCTACATGATCGACAACTGGTCCATTTACATGTccaaaaactacaaaaag ATCCGAGATCGCTGTCGCAAGGGCATACCCAAGTCGGTGCGACCCAAGGCCTGGTTCTATTTATCGGGGGCGTATCTGCTAAAGAAGAAGAACCCCAACGTATACAACGAGCTTCTGGAAAAGCCCGGTAACCCGACGACCATCGAAGAGATCAAGAAGGACAAGCATCGCCAGTTCCCGTTCCATGAAATGTTTCTCGACGAGCAGAAGGTCGGACAAATCGAACTCTTTAATGTGCTAAAGGCCTACTCGATATACAATCCCAAGGTGGGCTTCTGCCAGGCGCAGGCACCGATAGCAGCGTTCCTATTGATGCACCTGCCCGCGGAGGATGCCTTCTGGGTGTTTGTCAGCGTGTGCGATGT ATACCTGCAGGACTATTTCATACCTGGCTTGGAGGTGATCCAGAACGATGCTGGCATCCTGGAGGGTCTGCTGAAGAAGACATGCCCGCCCGTGTACCGTCACCTACAGAAGCACAAAGTGGAGCCGCTGCTCTACATGACCGACTGGTTCCTGTGCGCGATGACGCGGACTCTGCCCTGGGAGACACTGCTGCGAGTGTGGGATTGCTTCCTGGCGGAAGGCATCCGGGTGATCTTCAAGGTGGCCCTGGTCATTATTGGGGCTTCGCTAAGCCGACATAAGGTGCGAAAGACGTGCACTGGTCTCTGCGAGACGTTGGCGGTGCTGCGGTCTCCCGAGGAGCACATCGTGGAGGAGGAGTTCATCATTAACAATATGATGCGGCTGAATCTGCGCGTAGAGGACTTCCAGATCGAGCACACACGCCAAAAGGCTCGACGTGCCAAACAGAAGGCGCAGCAGGAGGCGGAGTCCAGCGGTTC